Proteins encoded together in one Acidaminococcus timonensis window:
- the rodA gene encoding rod shape-determining protein RodA: MRLHFQFSLKKYFRNIDKPLLISVLLLITIGILLIGSATHANIPGPKRYSFVLRQLSFAAINLVLGAFLMRFDYRVLKSLARPLYLFNILMLLAVMLVGKSALGAQRWLQLGPISIQPSEFAKAIMIISLSSFVDDRLPLLTDFRSWLPVFGYVLIPFLFVMKQPDLGTSLVFLAILLGIMICCGFRIRYFLVMGGLGLASAPLVWKFLHEYQRNRIRVFLNPGLEPYGSGYHVIQSMIAIGSGMFTGKGLFAGTQSQLNFLPENHTDFIFAVAGEEFGFIGTVVILLLYGIVIYRGLSIALHAADDFGTLLSVGIVSMFLFHILVNVGMTSGIMPVTGVPLPFMSYGVSSLTTNMLMVALLLNINAHHQTLRFH; this comes from the coding sequence ATGCGTCTGCATTTCCAATTTTCGCTAAAAAAATATTTTCGGAACATCGATAAGCCCCTGCTGATCAGCGTCCTGCTGCTGATCACCATCGGCATCCTGCTCATCGGCAGCGCCACCCATGCCAATATCCCTGGGCCCAAACGCTACAGCTTCGTGCTGCGGCAGTTGAGTTTCGCAGCCATCAATCTGGTGCTGGGGGCCTTCCTCATGCGCTTTGATTACCGGGTGCTGAAAAGCCTGGCACGGCCGCTCTACCTCTTCAACATCCTGATGCTGCTGGCCGTCATGCTGGTGGGGAAGAGTGCCCTGGGTGCCCAGCGCTGGCTGCAGCTGGGACCCATCAGCATCCAGCCCAGTGAATTCGCCAAGGCCATCATGATCATCAGCCTGTCCTCTTTCGTGGATGACCGGCTGCCCCTGCTGACGGATTTTCGGAGCTGGCTGCCGGTATTCGGGTATGTGCTGATTCCCTTTCTGTTTGTTATGAAACAGCCTGATTTGGGGACTTCCCTGGTATTCCTGGCCATTTTGCTGGGAATCATGATCTGCTGCGGATTCCGCATCCGATACTTTCTGGTCATGGGAGGGCTGGGGCTGGCTTCGGCCCCCCTGGTGTGGAAATTCCTCCACGAATACCAGCGGAACCGGATCCGTGTGTTCCTGAACCCGGGCCTGGAACCCTACGGCAGCGGGTACCACGTGATCCAGTCCATGATCGCCATCGGCTCCGGGATGTTCACGGGCAAGGGGCTGTTTGCCGGGACCCAGAGCCAGTTGAACTTCCTGCCGGAAAACCATACGGATTTCATTTTTGCCGTTGCCGGAGAAGAATTCGGCTTTATCGGAACCGTTGTAATCCTGCTGTTGTACGGCATCGTGATCTACCGGGGCCTTTCCATCGCCCTTCATGCAGCAGATGATTTTGGCACCCTGCTTTCCGTGGGCATCGTTTCCATGTTCCTGTTCCATATCCTGGTCAATGTGGGAATGACCAGCGGCATCATGCCGGTGACCGGTGTGCCGCTGCCCTTCATGAGCTACGGGGTCAGTTCCCTGACCACCAACATGCTCATGGTGGCTCTGCTGCTCAACATCAACGCCCATCATCAGACCCTGCGTTTTCATTAA
- the mrdA gene encoding penicillin-binding protein 2, which translates to MLNKKYAYRLEFMMVTGFLVILILIGRMFYLQIIKGSTYRRQAEGNRTRYTRILAPRGIIYDCNGEELANNKPGVMVSLVRQTGAYKEETLERLSQLLNIPVAEIKETIRLSGGSSEPIRLVRNASPEVVDKVEENLRYLPGVMLEVQPVRNYPNKQLAVHALGYVGEISDYEIEQGAYSDLKAGDIIGKFGLENYYDSYLRGEDGSYREEVDVAGRVVQIMDKVEPKPGQGLVLTIDAKLQRVAEEAVDRQLRAIGARGAAVVAIDPNNGEVKALVSRPGFDPNWFVNGISEKNWKYLNTDPFHPMTDKVIAGEYPPGSTFKIVTGSAALEEKKVTPDELIYDSGRHWLIDMRNAGGEALGYINFKRALAASDNVYFYEMGNRVGIEALDKYAREFGFGQTTGIDLHGEAQGLIATPEYKKKVFDDEWYLGDTFNTAIGQGFTLATPIQVAEMLSAVATDGKRYKPHLVSKILNDDGSVAKTFDPEEEGRLPISESTLKLIQEGLEAVTESGGTASFLKSLPVPVAGKTGTAENPHGLEHGWFIAYAPTTRPQLVVVCIVEQGSFGTISAAPIVKSILEYVFTDPRVRRQGKATPK; encoded by the coding sequence GTGCTGAATAAGAAATATGCATACCGTCTGGAGTTCATGATGGTGACCGGGTTCCTGGTCATCCTGATCCTGATTGGACGGATGTTCTATCTGCAAATCATCAAAGGGAGCACCTATCGCCGTCAGGCGGAAGGGAACCGGACCCGCTATACCCGGATCCTGGCCCCCCGGGGCATTATCTATGACTGCAACGGGGAGGAACTGGCCAACAACAAGCCCGGGGTCATGGTGTCCCTGGTGCGCCAGACCGGGGCCTACAAGGAAGAGACGCTGGAACGGCTGAGCCAGCTGCTGAATATTCCGGTGGCGGAGATCAAGGAAACCATCCGGCTGTCCGGAGGCAGTTCGGAACCCATCCGGCTGGTGCGCAATGCGTCCCCGGAAGTGGTGGACAAGGTAGAGGAGAATCTGCGCTATCTGCCCGGTGTCATGCTGGAAGTGCAGCCGGTGCGGAATTATCCCAACAAACAGCTGGCTGTCCACGCTCTGGGCTATGTGGGGGAAATCAGCGACTATGAAATCGAACAGGGTGCCTACAGCGACCTGAAGGCCGGAGATATCATCGGCAAATTCGGCCTGGAGAACTACTATGATTCCTATCTGCGGGGCGAGGATGGCAGCTACCGGGAAGAAGTGGATGTGGCCGGACGGGTGGTCCAGATCATGGACAAAGTGGAACCGAAACCGGGGCAGGGCCTGGTGCTGACCATCGATGCCAAGCTGCAGCGGGTGGCAGAGGAAGCCGTGGACCGGCAACTGCGGGCCATCGGGGCCCGGGGCGCAGCGGTAGTGGCCATCGATCCCAACAACGGAGAAGTGAAGGCGCTGGTCTCCCGGCCCGGATTCGACCCCAACTGGTTCGTGAACGGAATCAGCGAGAAGAACTGGAAATACCTGAATACGGACCCGTTCCACCCCATGACGGACAAGGTCATTGCCGGGGAATATCCGCCCGGCTCCACTTTCAAGATCGTCACCGGTTCTGCGGCTCTGGAAGAAAAGAAAGTGACGCCGGATGAACTGATCTACGACTCCGGCCGCCACTGGCTGATCGATATGCGGAACGCCGGCGGCGAAGCCCTTGGGTACATCAACTTCAAGCGGGCCCTGGCGGCTTCCGATAACGTGTACTTCTATGAAATGGGCAACCGGGTGGGCATCGAGGCCCTGGATAAATATGCCAGAGAGTTCGGCTTCGGCCAGACCACCGGCATCGACCTCCATGGAGAGGCCCAGGGCCTGATTGCCACGCCGGAATACAAAAAGAAGGTCTTCGATGATGAATGGTATCTGGGGGACACCTTCAACACGGCCATCGGTCAGGGCTTTACCCTGGCCACGCCCATCCAGGTGGCGGAGATGCTCAGTGCAGTGGCTACCGATGGAAAGCGGTACAAGCCCCATCTGGTCAGCAAGATCCTGAATGATGACGGCAGTGTGGCCAAGACCTTCGACCCGGAGGAAGAGGGCCGCCTGCCCATTTCCGAATCCACCCTGAAACTGATCCAGGAAGGACTGGAAGCCGTCACGGAAAGTGGCGGTACTGCTTCCTTCCTGAAGAGCCTGCCGGTGCCTGTGGCCGGCAAGACCGGTACGGCAGAAAACCCCCATGGCCTGGAACATGGCTGGTTTATCGCCTATGCCCCTACCACCAGACCCCAGCTGGTGGTGGTCTGCATCGTGGAACAGGGCAGCTTCGGGACCATTTCCGCAGCCCCCATCGTCAAGAGCATCCTGGAATACGTATTCACCGATCCCCGGGTACGGCGGCAGGGAAAGGCCACGCCCAAGTAA
- the mreD gene encoding rod shape-determining protein MreD, which translates to MILLALAWLLFTLFLFTLENHWFLFFNTTQSPDLLLLFLLLYALDQGERRGAWYGLGIGALLDIVTFSYFGWHMVSRAALGYLVGRNRMNMFADRLPTYLILTGLVTLLLQVARGLFLCVALGRWLPLLPFVFLTLKSLAWNLVAAPVMWFLYHKLKKRVRSRMDYYYHL; encoded by the coding sequence ATGATCCTTCTTGCATTGGCCTGGCTGCTTTTTACCCTGTTCCTTTTTACCCTGGAAAATCATTGGTTCCTATTCTTCAACACCACCCAGTCTCCTGACCTGCTGCTGTTGTTCCTCCTGCTCTATGCTCTGGATCAGGGGGAACGCAGAGGCGCATGGTACGGACTGGGTATTGGTGCTTTATTGGATATTGTCACGTTCAGTTATTTTGGCTGGCATATGGTGAGCCGGGCTGCCCTGGGTTACCTGGTGGGACGCAACCGGATGAACATGTTCGCTGACCGGCTGCCCACCTATTTGATCCTGACCGGGCTGGTGACCCTGCTGCTGCAGGTGGCCCGGGGACTGTTCCTGTGTGTGGCGTTGGGACGCTGGCTGCCCCTGCTGCCCTTTGTGTTCCTGACCTTGAAGAGTCTGGCCTGGAACCTGGTGGCGGCTCCGGTGATGTGGTTTCTGTACCACAAGCTGAAGAAACGGGTCCGCAGCCGCATGGATTATTACTATCATCTGTAG
- the mreC gene encoding rod shape-determining protein MreC, with amino-acid sequence MRKEQKARLGALLVVLLLIGGVLWDAFHRFPAVNTVLSTLTRPISFVVGGIGGGFKGTGNYFASKSALEKENAALKAENEELRQSNVELIGMKAENQRLAKLLKFSNLHPQWKMVSTKVISRDLGDFRDVILIDKGRDDGLEVNMPVVNASGLIGIVDGVYPHMAKVLLISSPRSRIGGLNLRGDSRAAGIVNGVAGPDQLLEMRNLSRNADILPGDTIVTSGYSGYHPEGLVIGTIEDVQMDAGGLTKTATIAPSVDYGHLEEARVITNYQGFADFLRREGKDPDTQSGKGGKG; translated from the coding sequence ATGAGAAAGGAACAGAAAGCGAGACTGGGAGCACTCCTGGTGGTACTCCTCCTGATCGGGGGTGTGCTGTGGGATGCGTTCCACCGGTTCCCGGCCGTGAATACGGTATTATCCACTTTGACCCGGCCCATCAGCTTCGTGGTGGGCGGCATTGGCGGCGGTTTCAAGGGAACAGGGAATTATTTTGCCTCCAAGTCGGCGCTGGAAAAAGAGAATGCGGCCCTGAAAGCTGAAAATGAGGAGCTGCGCCAGAGCAATGTGGAACTGATCGGGATGAAGGCCGAGAACCAGCGGCTGGCCAAGCTGCTGAAATTCAGCAATCTCCATCCCCAGTGGAAAATGGTGTCCACCAAAGTCATCAGCCGGGATCTGGGGGATTTCCGGGACGTGATCCTCATCGATAAGGGCAGGGACGACGGGCTGGAAGTGAATATGCCCGTGGTCAATGCCTCCGGACTGATCGGCATTGTGGACGGGGTGTATCCCCACATGGCCAAAGTGCTGCTGATCTCCAGTCCCCGCAGCCGGATCGGTGGCCTGAACCTGCGCGGGGATTCCCGGGCAGCAGGCATCGTGAACGGTGTGGCCGGTCCGGATCAGCTGCTGGAAATGCGCAACCTGAGCCGGAATGCAGACATCCTGCCCGGTGATACCATCGTGACCAGTGGGTACAGCGGGTACCATCCGGAAGGCCTGGTCATCGGGACCATCGAGGATGTGCAGATGGACGCCGGCGGTCTGACCAAGACAGCGACCATTGCGCCTTCTGTGGATTACGGACATCTGGAAGAGGCCCGGGTCATCACCAATTATCAGGGCTTTGCGGATTTCCTGCGCCGGGAAGGCAAGGATCCGGATACCCAGTCGGGTAAAGGAGGCAAAGGATGA
- the mreB gene encoding rod shape-determining protein, giving the protein MFELFGSFSTDLGVDLGTDHTRILLKEEGIVLDEPSVVAVEERRGRILAVGKEARQMLGRTPEGIRVVRPLQDGVIADFDLTRDMLKRFLRQALGKRPLLRPRLVLSVPCGVNSVERRAVLDAAMEAGAGEAYLLEGPLAAALGAGLDVKEARGQLIVDLGAGCTEAAVLTQGKITLSRILRCGGRDLDQALVQYCKKKYNLLIGLLQAEQAKIEIGTVRETAPPAYMDIRGRDLVTGLPRSLTVDQNQMREAFWEPVHRMVECVRGLLEALPDLLARDVIEGGIVLTGGSSLLRNFDWLLARETGLRVRVAENTLSCVVKGTGVAAEHMNLFRKGPRPRRNG; this is encoded by the coding sequence ATGTTTGAGCTTTTTGGATCTTTCAGTACGGACCTGGGAGTGGATCTGGGAACGGACCATACCCGGATCCTGCTGAAGGAGGAAGGCATCGTCCTGGATGAACCCTCCGTGGTGGCCGTGGAAGAGCGGCGTGGCAGGATCCTGGCTGTGGGAAAGGAAGCACGGCAGATGCTGGGCCGGACTCCGGAGGGGATCCGGGTGGTCCGGCCCCTGCAAGACGGCGTCATTGCCGACTTCGACCTGACTCGGGACATGCTGAAACGGTTCCTGCGCCAGGCCCTGGGCAAACGACCGCTGCTGCGACCCCGGCTGGTCCTCAGTGTACCCTGCGGGGTGAACAGCGTGGAACGGCGTGCCGTGCTGGATGCAGCCATGGAAGCAGGGGCTGGGGAGGCCTATCTGCTGGAGGGTCCTCTGGCGGCAGCCCTGGGTGCAGGACTGGACGTGAAGGAGGCCCGGGGACAGCTGATCGTGGACCTGGGAGCAGGTTGTACGGAAGCAGCTGTGCTGACCCAGGGAAAAATCACCCTGTCCCGGATCCTGCGTTGCGGCGGTCGGGATCTGGACCAGGCCCTTGTCCAGTACTGTAAGAAAAAGTATAATCTTCTTATCGGGCTGCTCCAGGCGGAGCAGGCCAAAATCGAAATCGGTACGGTGCGGGAGACGGCACCTCCGGCTTATATGGACATCCGGGGCCGGGATCTTGTGACCGGGCTGCCCCGCAGCTTGACCGTGGATCAGAACCAGATGCGGGAAGCGTTCTGGGAACCGGTCCACCGCATGGTGGAATGTGTCCGTGGACTGCTGGAAGCCCTGCCGGACCTGCTGGCCCGGGATGTGATCGAGGGCGGCATCGTCCTCACCGGTGGCAGTTCCCTGCTGCGGAATTTCGACTGGCTCCTGGCCCGGGAAACGGGCCTGCGGGTCCGGGTGGCGGAAAATACCCTGTCCTGTGTAGTGAAGGGGACGGGAGTGGCCGCTGAGCATATGAATTTATTCCGGAAAGGGCCTCGGCCCCGGCGGAATGGGTAA
- the radC gene encoding RadC family protein, giving the protein MIPEERPRERLLSRGPAALSITELLAILIGTGRRDHSALDIARELTGDFLKDARLARTQDPRELTRIPGIGPAKATVIMAALELGRRLAGAEGQPRKTIHCPEDGAMLVMPRLRYETHEHFWVILLNSKGKVTGIEPISEGSLNASVVHPREAFAPALLHHAAAILAVHNHPSGDPAPSREDRELTRTLWDTGKVMGIPLVDHLIIGDGVYYSFKEHGLL; this is encoded by the coding sequence ATGATACCGGAGGAACGGCCTCGTGAACGGCTGTTGAGCCGGGGACCGGCAGCCCTCAGCATCACGGAGCTGCTGGCCATTTTGATCGGCACCGGACGGAGGGACCATTCGGCCCTGGACATTGCCCGGGAACTGACAGGGGATTTCCTGAAGGACGCCAGGCTGGCCCGGACCCAGGATCCCCGGGAACTGACCCGGATCCCGGGAATCGGACCGGCCAAGGCCACCGTGATCATGGCGGCTCTGGAGCTGGGGCGCCGTCTGGCCGGGGCGGAGGGACAGCCCCGGAAGACCATCCACTGTCCCGAAGATGGGGCCATGCTGGTGATGCCCCGGCTGCGCTATGAGACCCACGAGCATTTCTGGGTGATCCTGCTGAACAGCAAGGGGAAGGTGACCGGCATCGAGCCCATTTCCGAAGGTTCGCTGAACGCTTCGGTGGTCCATCCCCGGGAAGCATTTGCTCCGGCACTGCTGCACCATGCAGCAGCCATCCTGGCGGTGCACAACCATCCCTCTGGAGATCCTGCGCCCAGCCGGGAGGATCGGGAACTGACCCGGACCCTGTGGGATACGGGAAAAGTCATGGGGATTCCCCTGGTGGATCATCTGATCATCGGCGATGGCGTCTATTACAGTTTTAAAGAACATGGGTTGTTATAA
- a CDS encoding Maf family protein: MELILASGSPRRLELLRQIGVEPKVVVSHSEEEKTAVSPAALVQDNALAKGRDVVQKVGDRVPVLAADTVVALEGHILGKPGTPEKARAMLHQLSGRTHQVLTGLALFYRGKVWQHVEVTEVTFARLTDREIEQYTATGEPLDKAGAYGIQGRAALFIPSIRGSYSNVVGLPLAPLRTIFAELDVTPNDTLPDTRNDTGGTAS, translated from the coding sequence ATGGAGCTGATTTTGGCTTCCGGTTCGCCCCGCCGTCTGGAACTGCTCCGGCAGATCGGAGTGGAACCGAAGGTGGTGGTGAGCCACAGCGAAGAAGAGAAAACGGCTGTATCACCGGCTGCGCTGGTACAGGACAATGCATTGGCGAAGGGACGGGATGTGGTCCAAAAGGTGGGCGACAGGGTGCCGGTTCTGGCTGCCGATACGGTGGTGGCCCTGGAAGGGCATATCCTGGGCAAACCGGGAACGCCGGAAAAAGCCCGGGCCATGCTGCATCAGCTCAGTGGGAGGACCCATCAGGTGCTTACCGGACTGGCTCTGTTTTATCGGGGAAAGGTCTGGCAGCATGTGGAAGTCACGGAGGTGACTTTTGCTCGGCTTACGGATCGGGAAATCGAACAGTATACAGCCACCGGAGAACCCCTGGACAAGGCAGGCGCCTATGGGATCCAGGGGCGGGCGGCTCTTTTCATTCCCTCCATCAGAGGGTCTTACAGCAATGTGGTGGGTCTTCCGCTGGCCCCGTTACGCACAATATTCGCAGAATTGGATGTGACACCCAATGACACACTACCTGATACGAGAAATGATACCGGAGGAACGGCCTCGTGA
- a CDS encoding DUF4321 domain-containing protein — protein sequence MLGKNNLTLFLVLAAGAIMGGLAGDSLQAAQPFGSATDFLVRKYQVLQIPPTELDLYVFKLTLGLVFSPNLVAILGMLLAGFLFHKL from the coding sequence ATGCTGGGGAAAAACAACCTGACCCTTTTCCTGGTCCTGGCAGCGGGAGCCATCATGGGTGGACTGGCCGGGGATAGTCTCCAGGCGGCTCAGCCCTTCGGCTCGGCTACGGACTTCCTGGTGCGGAAATACCAGGTGCTGCAGATTCCGCCCACGGAGCTGGATCTGTATGTGTTCAAACTGACCCTGGGACTGGTGTTTTCTCCTAATCTGGTGGCCATCCTGGGCATGCTCCTGGCTGGCTTCCTGTTCCATAAACTGTAA
- a CDS encoding SoxR reducing system RseC family protein gives MSNNSVYVGKVIAVNKQRAKVKIEQRPGEQRPKMLDCWNACEAKRGTRVIVGKQSLDEKRARMIVYGIPVLTTLAGLAFGKAIAHFFAADSWLVILSSVIVWLALGLYYARNFKKSVKTKVEQWTITGYFSDGEIYDAKGKKVEV, from the coding sequence ATGAGCAACAACAGTGTGTATGTAGGGAAAGTCATCGCTGTCAATAAACAGCGTGCCAAAGTCAAGATCGAACAGCGTCCGGGGGAACAGCGTCCCAAGATGCTGGACTGCTGGAATGCCTGTGAAGCCAAGCGGGGCACCCGGGTCATCGTGGGGAAACAGTCCCTGGATGAAAAACGGGCCAGGATGATCGTTTATGGGATCCCTGTGCTGACCACCCTGGCCGGGCTGGCCTTCGGCAAGGCCATCGCCCATTTCTTTGCCGCCGACAGCTGGCTGGTGATCCTGAGCAGCGTGATCGTATGGCTGGCCCTGGGTCTGTACTATGCCCGGAACTTCAAGAAGAGCGTCAAGACGAAAGTGGAACAGTGGACCATCACCGGATATTTCAGTGATGGAGAAATCTATGATGCCAAGGGGAAAAAAGTGGAGGTCTGA
- the gcdB gene encoding sodium ion-translocating glutaconyl-CoA decarboxylase subunit beta, whose translation MDAFVVALTSVITDSGFVAFTWGNAVMMLVGCILLYLAIAKGFEPLLLSPIAFGCILANVPRTGFETDPGVMQLILGGIKYEIFPPLIFMGVGAMTDFGPLLANPKTLLLGAAAQVGVFVALLGAMLLGFNVQEASAIGIIGGADGPTSIYLASKMAPHLLGAIAVAAYSYMSLVPLIQPPVMKLFTSQKERRIRMAQLRTVTHFEKVVFPIVTTIFISLLLPSVCSLIGMLMLGNLFTESGCMDRLSDTAQNALMNSVTIMLATGTGLTMKAESFLTLQTIEIICLGLVAFIGGTAGGVLFGKLMSHLDGGKTNPLIGSAGVSAVPMAARVSQVVGQQADPGNFLLMHAMGPNVAGVIGTAVAAGTMLAMVGPK comes from the coding sequence ATGGATGCTTTTGTGGTAGCCCTGACTTCTGTCATCACTGACAGTGGTTTCGTGGCTTTTACCTGGGGCAATGCCGTCATGATGCTGGTAGGTTGCATCCTGCTGTATCTGGCTATTGCCAAGGGGTTCGAACCCCTGCTGCTGAGCCCGATTGCCTTTGGGTGCATTCTGGCCAACGTGCCCCGTACCGGTTTCGAAACCGATCCCGGTGTCATGCAGCTGATCCTGGGCGGGATCAAATACGAAATCTTCCCTCCGCTGATTTTCATGGGCGTAGGGGCCATGACCGACTTCGGACCGCTGCTTGCCAACCCGAAGACCCTGCTGCTGGGTGCTGCTGCTCAGGTCGGCGTGTTCGTCGCTCTGCTGGGCGCTATGTTGCTGGGGTTCAACGTACAGGAAGCTTCCGCTATCGGCATCATCGGTGGTGCTGACGGCCCGACTTCCATCTATCTGGCTTCCAAGATGGCTCCCCATCTGCTGGGCGCCATCGCTGTGGCTGCTTACTCCTACATGTCTCTGGTGCCTCTGATCCAGCCGCCTGTGATGAAGCTGTTCACCTCTCAAAAAGAACGGCGCATCAGAATGGCCCAGCTGCGTACGGTAACCCACTTCGAAAAAGTGGTGTTCCCGATTGTGACCACCATTTTCATCTCCCTGCTGCTGCCCTCCGTATGCTCTCTGATCGGGATGCTGATGCTGGGCAACCTGTTCACCGAATCCGGCTGTATGGATCGTCTGTCTGACACGGCACAAAATGCCCTGATGAACAGCGTGACCATCATGCTGGCTACCGGTACCGGCCTGACCATGAAGGCCGAAAGCTTCCTGACCCTGCAGACCATCGAAATCATCTGCCTGGGGCTGGTTGCCTTCATCGGTGGCACGGCCGGCGGTGTGCTGTTCGGCAAGCTGATGAGTCACCTGGATGGCGGCAAGACCAACCCGCTGATTGGTTCTGCCGGTGTATCCGCTGTGCCTATGGCTGCCCGTGTGTCCCAGGTTGTGGGGCAGCAGGCTGACCCGGGCAACTTCCTGCTGATGCACGCCATGGGCCCCAACGTGGCCGGCGTTATCGGTACGGCTGTTGCTGCTGGTACCATGCTGGCAATGGTTGGCCCGAAATAA
- the gcdC gene encoding sodium ion-translocating glutaconyl-CoA decarboxylase subunit gamma: MRKFNVNVNGTVYTVEVEEVGGAVTAAPAAPAAPAAAPAAAPVAAPAPAAAPAAAPAAAPAAAPAPAAKPAAAAPAGAVTVAAPMPGKILSVNVKPGDKVEAGDVLLILEAMKMQNEIMAPEDGTVSEVRVNAGDTVSTGDVMVIL, encoded by the coding sequence ATGAGAAAATTCAATGTTAACGTTAACGGTACTGTTTACACTGTAGAAGTTGAAGAAGTCGGCGGCGCTGTAACCGCAGCTCCTGCAGCTCCTGCTGCTCCTGCCGCTGCTCCTGCTGCTGCTCCTGTAGCCGCTCCTGCTCCTGCCGCTGCTCCTGCTGCCGCTCCCGCTGCTGCTCCTGCTGCTGCTCCTGCTCCTGCTGCCAAACCGGCTGCTGCTGCCCCTGCCGGCGCTGTGACCGTGGCTGCTCCTATGCCTGGCAAGATCCTGTCCGTTAACGTAAAACCTGGCGACAAAGTTGAAGCTGGCGATGTACTGCTGATCCTGGAAGCTATGAAGATGCAGAACGAAATCATGGCTCCTGAAGATGGTACGGTTTCCGAAGTCCGCGTTAACGCTGGCGATACCGTAAGCACCGGCGACGTAATGGTAATTCTCTAA
- the gcdD gene encoding sodium ion-translocating glutaconyl-CoA decarboxylase subunit delta, which translates to MTNNPWLIMLINMTIVFGVLIVLGLLMVLIHAVDPTKNKAKGKKKPVVAKPAASAAASKRQDEEKVAAMAAVLAMIQDEDDMVAAALTAAIAEHQRKMEPMALPHHFF; encoded by the coding sequence ATGACCAACAATCCTTGGCTGATTATGCTGATCAACATGACCATCGTATTCGGCGTGCTGATTGTTCTGGGTCTGCTGATGGTCCTGATCCATGCGGTCGACCCCACAAAGAACAAGGCAAAAGGGAAAAAAAAGCCTGTTGTAGCTAAACCGGCAGCTTCGGCTGCAGCCAGCAAACGGCAGGACGAGGAAAAGGTGGCAGCCATGGCTGCTGTCCTGGCAATGATCCAGGATGAGGACGACATGGTGGCCGCTGCTCTGACGGCAGCCATTGCCGAACACCAGAGGAAGATGGAGCCCATGGCTCTGCCTCATCATTTCTTCTAA